The following proteins come from a genomic window of Nocardioides albertanoniae:
- a CDS encoding biotin--[acetyl-CoA-carboxylase] ligase has protein sequence MRRPSLDPSRLVGLRGGWRVTVLESTPSTNAELASFARSGEAPGLVVTTEHQTAGRGRLDRGWTTPARSALTVSALLRPEASIPVERWPWLPLMTGVAVATALRKMGYAAGLKWPNDVLIEGRKVCGILIERIDASSGGAAPAAVIGFGLNTSLTREELPIESATSLELESGAPVDRTEVLAAVLEELWAAYEIWGDDPAELARRYRELSVTIGEQVRAELPGGDVWEGVATAIDEHGRLVIATGEGERVVGAGDVIHARLRPQG, from the coding sequence ATGCGACGCCCATCACTTGACCCCTCCCGACTCGTCGGTCTACGGGGCGGGTGGCGCGTCACGGTCCTCGAGTCGACGCCGTCCACGAACGCCGAGCTCGCCTCGTTCGCGCGCTCGGGTGAGGCCCCTGGCCTGGTGGTCACCACCGAGCACCAGACCGCCGGTCGCGGCCGTCTGGACCGCGGTTGGACCACCCCCGCGCGCTCGGCGCTGACCGTCTCCGCGCTGCTTCGCCCGGAGGCGTCGATCCCGGTCGAGCGGTGGCCGTGGCTGCCGTTGATGACCGGGGTCGCCGTCGCCACGGCACTGCGGAAGATGGGGTACGCCGCCGGGCTGAAGTGGCCCAACGACGTGCTCATCGAGGGGCGCAAGGTCTGCGGGATCCTGATCGAGCGCATCGACGCGAGCTCGGGCGGCGCAGCGCCCGCCGCGGTGATCGGGTTCGGGCTCAACACCTCGCTCACCCGCGAGGAGCTGCCGATCGAGTCGGCCACCTCGCTCGAGCTGGAGAGCGGTGCGCCGGTCGACCGCACCGAGGTGCTCGCCGCTGTGCTGGAGGAGCTCTGGGCGGCGTACGAGATCTGGGGTGATGACCCCGCAGAGCTCGCTCGTCGCTATCGCGAGCTGTCGGTGACGATCGGCGAGCAGGTGAGGGCCGAGCTGCCGGGCGGGGACGTCTGGGAGGGTGTCGCGACCGCGATCGACGAGCACGGCCGGTTGGTGATCGCCACGGGCGAGGGGGAGCGCGTCGTGGGTGCCGGTGACGTGATCCATGCCCGGCTCCGTCCACAGGGTTGA
- a CDS encoding acyl-CoA carboxylase subunit beta, which translates to MSAEATNEPEIDLHTTAGKLAELDRRLDEAVHAGSAKAVEKQHAKGRQTARERIDMLLDEGSFQEVDELARHRSTAFGLEKNRPFGDGVVTGYGTIDGRQVCVFSQDFTVFGGSLGEVYGEKITKIMDLAMKTGSPLIGINEGAGARIQEGVVSLGLYGEIFRRNVHASGVIPQISLIMGNCAGGHVYSPAVTDFTIMVDKTSGMFITGPDVIKTVTGEDITMEELGGALAHNSKSGVAHYMGSDEEDAIDYVKALLSYLPSNNLEEPPAYDETADLEISDLDRELDTFIPDGANQPYDMHEVIAHIVDDEEFLEVQPLWAPNILTGYARIEGRPVGIVANQPMQFAGTLDIDASEKAARFVRTCDAFNVPVITFVDVPGFLPGTDQEHNGIIRRGAKLIYAYAEATVPLVTIITRKAYGGAYDVMGSKHLGADINLAWPTAQIAVMGAQGAANIVHRRTLAEVEAAGGDVEAKRAELIDEYETTLANPFIAAERGYVDAVIPPHETRAEVTRALRLLRTKRETLPAKKHGNIPL; encoded by the coding sequence GTGAGCGCCGAAGCCACCAACGAGCCCGAGATCGACCTGCACACCACCGCCGGCAAGCTGGCCGAGCTGGACCGTCGTCTCGACGAGGCCGTCCACGCCGGTTCCGCCAAGGCGGTCGAGAAGCAGCACGCCAAGGGGCGTCAGACCGCTCGCGAGCGTATCGACATGCTGCTCGACGAGGGCTCCTTCCAGGAGGTCGACGAGCTGGCCCGCCACCGCAGCACCGCGTTCGGGCTGGAGAAGAACCGCCCCTTCGGCGATGGCGTGGTGACCGGCTACGGCACCATCGACGGCCGCCAGGTCTGCGTCTTCTCCCAGGACTTCACCGTCTTCGGCGGCTCGCTGGGTGAGGTCTACGGCGAGAAGATCACCAAGATCATGGACCTCGCGATGAAGACCGGCTCGCCGCTGATCGGCATCAACGAGGGCGCCGGCGCGCGCATCCAGGAGGGCGTCGTCTCCCTGGGTCTCTACGGCGAGATCTTCAGGCGCAACGTGCACGCCTCCGGCGTGATCCCGCAGATCAGCCTCATCATGGGCAACTGCGCCGGCGGCCACGTCTACTCCCCGGCCGTCACCGACTTCACGATCATGGTCGACAAGACGTCCGGCATGTTCATCACCGGCCCCGACGTCATCAAGACCGTCACCGGTGAGGACATCACCATGGAGGAGCTCGGCGGCGCGCTCGCCCACAACTCCAAGTCGGGCGTGGCCCACTACATGGGCTCCGACGAGGAAGACGCGATCGACTACGTCAAGGCGCTGCTCTCCTACCTCCCGAGCAACAACCTCGAGGAGCCGCCGGCCTACGACGAGACGGCTGACCTGGAGATCTCCGACCTCGACCGCGAGCTCGACACCTTCATCCCCGACGGCGCCAACCAGCCCTACGACATGCACGAGGTCATCGCGCACATCGTCGACGACGAGGAGTTCCTCGAGGTCCAGCCGCTGTGGGCGCCCAACATCCTCACCGGCTACGCCCGCATCGAGGGCCGCCCGGTCGGCATCGTCGCCAACCAGCCGATGCAGTTCGCCGGCACCCTCGACATCGACGCCTCCGAGAAGGCCGCCCGCTTCGTACGCACCTGCGACGCCTTCAACGTCCCGGTCATCACCTTCGTCGACGTGCCCGGCTTCCTGCCCGGCACCGACCAGGAGCACAACGGCATCATCCGCCGCGGCGCCAAGCTGATCTACGCCTACGCCGAGGCCACCGTGCCGCTGGTCACCATCATCACCCGCAAGGCCTACGGCGGGGCGTACGACGTCATGGGCTCCAAGCACCTCGGCGCCGACATCAACCTCGCCTGGCCCACCGCCCAGATCGCGGTCATGGGCGCCCAGGGCGCGGCCAACATCGTCCACCGACGCACCCTGGCCGAGGTCGAGGCCGCCGGCGGCGACGTCGAGGCCAAGCGCGCCGAGCTGATCGACGAGTACGAGACCACGCTCGCCAACCCCTTCATCGCCGCCGAGCGTGGCTACGTCGACGCGGTCATCCCGCCGCACGAGACCCGCGCCGAGGTCACCCGCGCGCTCCGCCTCCTGCGCACCAAGCGAGAGACCCTGCCCGCGAAGAAGCACGGGAACATCCCGCTCTGA
- a CDS encoding acyl-CoA carboxylase subunit epsilon encodes MTENHEQKPLLKVIDQNATPEDVAAIVAVFSAMGSAEAPKKKPRSLWAAPQLRTPHHAGPGAWRASGLPH; translated from the coding sequence ATGACCGAGAACCACGAGCAGAAGCCCCTGCTCAAAGTCATCGACCAGAACGCCACCCCCGAGGACGTCGCCGCGATCGTCGCCGTCTTCTCCGCGATGGGATCGGCCGAGGCCCCGAAGAAGAAGCCGCGTTCCCTGTGGGCAGCCCCGCAGCTCCGCACCCCGCACCACGCCGGCCCCGGCGCCTGGCGCGCCAGCGGCCTGCCTCACTGA
- a CDS encoding glycosyltransferase family 87 protein — protein sequence MLTRGWVVILYGFPAAAAGWFGWAGAEWGVVGDVNYYRDSLDNLASEGVGSSLVEYPVPALLLLWVPHAAISLLGLAGDAYIVAVLVMAALTDLLFMALIVHGRRGDHPRFGVSGAEALWLVAVPALGATAYARFDLFPGIMVGLAVLYAARRPKVAAAFAALATGAKYWPILVIPALAASRRARKPVILTVAVTGTALAGISLVLGGWDRLMTPLGYQGERGLQIESIFATPAMVAWGHGAAGYTVDYTEWKAYDISGPSVGGLLLAATIASVVAAALVIVWWVLAWRRLPRGERAEHDEETIVWLVLATVAAFLVTNKVLSPQYLLWLLPAAAAGMALLRGRARRRLGIWSVVLVVATLLTHEIFPRMYGYMLTYDETGSPWITEVLAWRNGLLLLLFLYAAWRTTRLLTFSAAVPTTAAEKVAISGRRGRRRPEPSRS from the coding sequence TTGCTGACCCGCGGGTGGGTGGTGATCCTCTACGGCTTCCCCGCCGCGGCGGCCGGCTGGTTCGGCTGGGCGGGTGCCGAGTGGGGCGTCGTGGGCGATGTGAACTACTACCGCGACAGCCTCGACAACCTGGCCTCGGAAGGGGTCGGGAGTTCGCTGGTCGAATACCCGGTGCCGGCGCTGCTGCTGCTCTGGGTCCCGCACGCGGCGATCAGCCTGCTCGGCCTGGCCGGCGACGCCTACATCGTGGCCGTGCTGGTGATGGCGGCGCTGACCGACCTGCTCTTCATGGCGCTGATCGTGCACGGCCGGCGCGGTGACCACCCTCGGTTCGGGGTCTCCGGCGCCGAGGCGCTGTGGCTGGTCGCGGTGCCGGCGCTCGGGGCGACGGCGTACGCCCGTTTCGACCTGTTCCCGGGGATCATGGTCGGCCTGGCGGTGCTCTACGCGGCCCGGAGGCCGAAGGTGGCGGCGGCGTTCGCGGCCCTGGCGACGGGCGCGAAGTACTGGCCGATCCTGGTGATCCCCGCCTTGGCCGCCTCCCGCCGCGCCCGCAAGCCGGTCATCCTCACCGTCGCCGTCACGGGCACGGCGCTGGCCGGCATCAGCCTCGTCCTGGGCGGCTGGGACCGGCTGATGACACCGCTGGGCTACCAGGGTGAGCGCGGGCTGCAGATCGAGTCGATCTTCGCGACCCCGGCGATGGTCGCCTGGGGCCACGGTGCTGCCGGCTACACCGTCGACTACACCGAGTGGAAGGCCTACGACATCTCCGGGCCGAGCGTCGGTGGGCTCCTCCTGGCAGCGACCATCGCCTCCGTGGTCGCGGCCGCGCTAGTCATCGTCTGGTGGGTGCTCGCCTGGCGCCGTCTCCCCCGCGGCGAGCGGGCCGAGCACGACGAGGAGACGATCGTGTGGCTGGTGCTCGCGACCGTCGCCGCGTTCCTGGTGACCAACAAGGTGCTCAGCCCGCAATACCTGCTCTGGCTGCTCCCCGCGGCCGCCGCCGGGATGGCCCTGCTCCGTGGCCGCGCCCGTCGCCGGCTCGGGATCTGGTCGGTCGTGCTGGTCGTGGCGACGTTGCTCACCCACGAGATCTTCCCCCGCATGTATGGCTACATGCTCACCTACGACGAGACCGGATCACCCTGGATCACCGAGGTGCTGGCCTGGCGCAACGGCCTCCTCCTGCTGCTCTTCCTCTACGCCGCCTGGCGCACGACCAGGTTGTTGACCTTCTCCGCCGCCGTCCCCACAACAGCGGCGGAGAAGGTGGCTATCTCAGGCAGACGCGGGCGACGTCGCCCTGAGCCGAGTAGATCGTGA
- a CDS encoding SigE family RNA polymerase sigma factor yields the protein MPEEVSVDAEDQPTEPVGDAAEDAATSIDFSAWVASRGPALQRFAYLVTGNNSDAPDLVQDALIRAMPRWDSLAVSGTAEAYVKRSIVNGSISGWRKRRRLVLVDDVEPMATQHEPGPETHDADEAWALVQTLPANQRAAVVLRFYEDLSFAQIATVLDCAEATARSHVHRALAKLRDRLNEQGSVDGEGTRGLKNE from the coding sequence ATGCCAGAGGAGGTGTCCGTGGATGCCGAGGACCAGCCGACCGAGCCGGTCGGCGATGCAGCCGAGGACGCGGCCACGAGCATCGACTTCAGCGCCTGGGTGGCCTCGCGCGGTCCGGCGCTGCAGCGATTCGCCTACCTCGTCACCGGCAACAACTCCGACGCCCCCGACCTCGTGCAGGACGCCCTCATCCGGGCGATGCCGCGCTGGGACTCGTTGGCGGTGTCCGGCACCGCGGAGGCGTACGTGAAGAGGAGCATCGTCAACGGGTCGATCAGCGGATGGCGCAAACGGCGCCGGCTGGTGCTCGTCGACGACGTCGAGCCGATGGCGACCCAGCACGAGCCCGGTCCCGAGACGCACGACGCCGACGAGGCCTGGGCGCTGGTGCAGACGCTGCCGGCCAACCAACGGGCCGCGGTCGTGCTCCGCTTCTACGAGGACCTGTCCTTCGCCCAGATCGCGACGGTGCTCGACTGCGCCGAGGCGACGGCCCGATCACATGTGCATCGGGCGCTGGCCAAGCTGAGGGACCGACTGAACGAACAAGGCTCTGTTGACGGAGAGGGAACGAGGGGGTTGAAAAATGAGTGA
- a CDS encoding DUF885 domain-containing protein — translation MTREVDARTDRYVEDLCALDPLTATYVGVAGHDADLPDLSPDGMAAVEELNRVAHADVSAIEPADEREQVAKEAFLERVGLDIELADAQITRRFVSVIESGIHSLRDVFDLMPTDSEDDWATISTRLAGLPDAVEGYTTTLREEAAAGRVSAGAQYAKVADQIQAWTGQKGAVDFFAGLVGRAPEGTPASLRTELESHAARANEAFAEFGRFVASDLAPAGLPKEAVGRDHYRLASRLFLGAEVDLEETYAWGWEELERISDDMAATAHRIVPGASVAEAAAHLDTDPARQLTSPDALREWMQTTADRAITDLADVHFDIPEPVRRIECMIAPTSDGGIYYTGPSEDFSRPGRMWWSVPESVTGFSTWRELTTVFHEGVPGHHLQIGQTAYRSELLNRWQRLMCWVSGHGEGWALYAERLMDSLGYLNDPGDRLGMLDGQSFRAARVIIDIGMHLELTIPENPFGFHPGDRWTPELGREFIGQHCLMDGAFLDFEVARYLGWPGQAPSYKVGERIWLQARDDAHARAGDAFDLKAFHRAALDLGSLGLDPLRAALGRL, via the coding sequence GTGACCCGTGAGGTAGATGCCCGCACCGACCGCTACGTCGAGGATCTGTGCGCCCTCGACCCGTTGACCGCAACCTACGTCGGCGTCGCCGGCCACGACGCAGACCTCCCCGACCTCTCCCCCGACGGGATGGCCGCGGTGGAGGAGCTCAACCGGGTGGCCCACGCCGACGTGTCGGCGATCGAGCCCGCCGACGAGCGCGAGCAGGTGGCCAAGGAGGCGTTCCTGGAGCGGGTCGGGCTCGACATCGAGCTCGCCGACGCGCAGATCACCCGGCGGTTCGTCTCGGTCATCGAGAGCGGCATCCACAGCCTCCGAGACGTCTTCGACCTGATGCCGACCGACTCCGAGGACGACTGGGCGACGATCTCGACCCGGCTCGCCGGGCTGCCCGACGCGGTCGAGGGCTACACCACGACGCTGCGCGAGGAGGCCGCTGCCGGACGCGTCTCCGCCGGCGCGCAGTATGCGAAGGTCGCCGACCAGATCCAGGCCTGGACCGGTCAGAAGGGTGCCGTCGACTTCTTCGCCGGTCTGGTCGGGCGGGCCCCTGAGGGCACGCCCGCGTCGCTGCGTACCGAGCTCGAGTCGCACGCCGCCCGCGCCAACGAGGCGTTCGCGGAGTTCGGACGGTTCGTGGCGAGCGACCTGGCTCCGGCAGGGCTGCCCAAGGAGGCGGTCGGCCGTGACCACTACCGGCTCGCCTCGCGGCTCTTCCTCGGGGCCGAGGTCGACCTCGAGGAGACGTACGCCTGGGGCTGGGAGGAGCTCGAGCGGATCTCCGACGACATGGCCGCCACCGCCCACCGGATCGTGCCGGGTGCGAGCGTCGCGGAGGCAGCCGCCCACCTCGACACCGACCCCGCGCGGCAGCTGACCTCGCCCGACGCGCTGCGGGAGTGGATGCAGACCACCGCCGACCGAGCCATCACCGACCTGGCCGACGTGCACTTCGACATCCCCGAGCCCGTGCGGCGCATCGAGTGCATGATCGCGCCCACCTCCGACGGCGGCATCTACTACACCGGCCCCTCCGAGGACTTCTCCCGCCCCGGGCGGATGTGGTGGTCCGTGCCCGAGTCGGTCACCGGGTTCAGCACCTGGCGCGAGCTGACCACCGTCTTCCACGAAGGTGTGCCCGGTCATCACCTCCAGATCGGCCAGACCGCCTACCGCTCCGAGCTGCTCAACCGCTGGCAGCGGCTGATGTGCTGGGTCTCGGGCCACGGCGAGGGCTGGGCGCTCTACGCCGAGCGGCTGATGGACTCCCTCGGCTACCTCAACGACCCCGGCGACCGTCTCGGCATGCTCGACGGGCAGTCGTTCCGGGCCGCCCGCGTGATCATCGACATCGGGATGCATCTCGAGCTCACCATCCCCGAGAACCCCTTCGGGTTCCACCCCGGCGACCGTTGGACTCCCGAGCTCGGCCGCGAGTTCATCGGGCAGCACTGCCTCATGGACGGCGCCTTCCTCGACTTCGAGGTCGCCCGCTACCTCGGCTGGCCCGGCCAGGCTCCGTCCTACAAGGTCGGCGAGCGGATCTGGCTCCAGGCGCGCGACGACGCCCACGCCCGCGCCGGCGACGCCTTCGACCTCAAGGCCTTCCATCGCGCTGCGCTCGACCTCGGCTCCCTGGGGCTGGATCCGCTGCGGGCGGCGTTGGGGCGGTTGTGA
- a CDS encoding DNA glycosylase AlkZ-like family protein, producing the protein MTTTLTREQARRIAVRAQLLDAHRPSSLVQTVDQLTLLQIDPTKAIAPSADLVAWSRLGDAYDHSDLTFALEQERSLVEFSSFVFPMDEIETVLALAPGRIHPTAVEWVGANAKFRRRILDRLRADGALVAGEIEDTSEVPWASSGWTNDKSVLRMLELLNRMGDVAVAGRRGKLRTWDLAERVYPADLQLPSVADAADVEIGRRLASLGIARPGRKDSTGGEVVGAGDTGVACTVTGVDGEWRVDPEALAALEDGFAPRAALLSPFDRLVYDRDRALDLFGFEYVLEMYKPAAKRRWGYFALPILHGDRLVGKLDAKADHKKGVLNVFAVHEDVAWTAETGDAVEAEIEALAAWLGVEVTHP; encoded by the coding sequence GTGACGACCACCCTCACCCGCGAGCAGGCGCGACGGATCGCTGTGCGAGCCCAGCTCCTCGACGCTCACCGGCCATCATCGTTGGTGCAGACCGTCGACCAGCTGACGCTCCTGCAGATCGACCCGACCAAGGCGATCGCGCCGAGCGCGGACCTGGTGGCGTGGTCACGGCTGGGCGATGCGTACGACCACTCGGACCTCACCTTCGCGCTCGAGCAGGAGCGCTCGCTGGTGGAGTTCTCCAGCTTCGTCTTCCCGATGGACGAGATCGAGACGGTGCTCGCCCTCGCCCCGGGCCGGATCCATCCCACCGCCGTCGAGTGGGTCGGCGCCAACGCGAAGTTCCGTAGGCGGATCCTGGATCGGCTGCGAGCCGACGGTGCGCTGGTGGCCGGCGAGATCGAGGACACCTCGGAGGTGCCCTGGGCCTCGAGCGGCTGGACCAACGACAAGTCCGTGCTGCGGATGCTCGAGCTGCTCAACCGGATGGGCGACGTCGCGGTCGCCGGCCGGCGGGGCAAGCTGCGCACGTGGGACCTCGCCGAGCGCGTCTACCCTGCTGACCTGCAGCTTCCCTCGGTTGCGGATGCCGCGGACGTCGAGATCGGGCGCAGGTTGGCGTCCCTCGGGATCGCTCGCCCCGGGCGGAAGGACTCCACCGGTGGCGAGGTGGTCGGCGCCGGAGACACGGGCGTCGCGTGCACCGTGACCGGCGTGGACGGTGAGTGGCGGGTCGACCCCGAGGCGCTGGCCGCGCTCGAGGACGGTTTCGCGCCGCGTGCGGCCCTCCTCTCGCCCTTCGATCGCCTCGTCTACGACCGCGACCGTGCGCTCGACCTGTTCGGGTTCGAGTATGTGCTCGAGATGTACAAGCCCGCCGCCAAGCGGCGCTGGGGCTACTTCGCCCTGCCGATCCTGCATGGTGACCGGTTGGTGGGGAAGCTCGACGCGAAGGCCGATCACAAGAAAGGCGTGCTGAACGTCTTCGCCGTCCACGAGGACGTCGCCTGGACCGCCGAGACCGGCGACGCGGTCGAGGCCGAGATCGAGGCGCTCGCCGCGTGGCTGGGCGTCGAGGTCACCCACCCCTGA
- a CDS encoding VOC family protein has protein sequence MATLNPYISFKTEAAEALEFYRSVLGGTVETTTFESMGDAMGPLDDATKKLVMHGSLTLDDGLVLMASDTPPGMDHIAPSAGVTVAMTSADMADQPRFADYFARLSEGGTVGMPFEQAPWGDHFGQFDDKFGVSWMFDVGDGESTGA, from the coding sequence ATGGCAACGCTCAATCCCTACATCAGCTTCAAGACCGAGGCCGCCGAGGCGCTCGAGTTCTACCGGTCGGTGCTCGGCGGCACCGTCGAGACGACGACCTTCGAGTCGATGGGCGACGCGATGGGTCCGCTGGACGACGCGACGAAGAAGCTGGTCATGCACGGCTCGCTCACCCTCGACGACGGCCTGGTCCTGATGGCCTCCGACACTCCTCCCGGGATGGACCACATCGCCCCGTCCGCCGGCGTCACCGTCGCCATGACCAGCGCCGACATGGCCGACCAGCCGCGGTTCGCCGACTACTTCGCGAGGCTCTCCGAGGGCGGCACGGTCGGGATGCCGTTCGAGCAGGCGCCCTGGGGCGACCACTTCGGCCAGTTCGACGACAAGTTCGGTGTCAGCTGGATGTTCGACGTCGGCGACGGTGAGTCGACCGGCGCCTAG
- a CDS encoding GOLPH3/VPS74 family protein, whose amino-acid sequence MLIAEDLLLLVLDDEKGTLSSSWVQQALGGAILTELVMAGSAQVVPKSGLTAAKAAAVPGRRPDEPILAAAYDSLAAKPLTAKNAVNNLGKGLHESLAARLCDRNILRRRDDRILGIFPRTTWPAADSTHENGVRAQLVSVLIHGATPDARTGPLVALLSSINFAHKVVDTRPVGAGAVKARAKEIAKGDWAAKGVKDAMDEVTAVMTAVMVSTTAATSVATT is encoded by the coding sequence ATGCTGATCGCCGAAGACCTACTTCTCCTGGTGCTCGACGACGAGAAGGGCACGCTCTCCTCGTCGTGGGTCCAGCAGGCGCTCGGCGGAGCCATCCTGACCGAGCTCGTCATGGCGGGCTCGGCTCAGGTGGTGCCCAAGTCGGGGCTGACCGCGGCCAAGGCCGCGGCGGTGCCGGGTCGGCGGCCGGACGAGCCGATCCTCGCCGCTGCGTACGACTCCCTGGCCGCGAAGCCGCTGACCGCCAAGAACGCGGTCAACAACCTCGGCAAGGGGCTGCACGAGTCCCTCGCCGCGCGCCTGTGCGACCGCAACATCCTGCGGCGCCGCGACGACCGCATCCTCGGCATCTTCCCTCGCACCACCTGGCCCGCCGCCGACTCGACCCACGAGAACGGCGTACGCGCCCAGCTGGTCTCCGTGCTCATCCACGGCGCCACCCCGGATGCGCGCACCGGCCCGCTCGTCGCCCTGCTCTCCTCCATCAACTTCGCCCACAAGGTGGTCGACACCCGACCCGTGGGTGCCGGCGCCGTGAAGGCCCGCGCGAAGGAGATCGCCAAGGGCGACTGGGCCGCGAAGGGCGTCAAGGACGCCATGGACGAGGTCACGGCGGTCATGACCGCCGTGATGGTCTCCACGACCGCCGCCACCTCGGTCGCGACCACCTGA
- a CDS encoding DUF3626 domain-containing protein encodes MGSLTLPFHPDWPYAGGLVIESMARRGTNRSQFETGTSNGGLTVHPGGDRWRWESRLFDGRYDGAPDGDRPVYGAWNSRDDPYGGAIRFGSAYARLRADLLDRCTFCFPDSVLEPTDFGGPDALPHLSALADAARFDDLDECVEAHVHGGVVFERDVEAVVLDPCFRDTKVEAAAAELGCAVEWHPGLRVSSSGLDPDYRGQEFVDLARSLGDVLTPDRLGDAARSGAHDAQSVKRVWHYLARFGRSPV; translated from the coding sequence ATGGGTTCGCTGACTCTCCCGTTCCATCCCGACTGGCCGTACGCCGGTGGGCTGGTCATCGAGTCGATGGCGCGGCGCGGGACCAATCGGTCGCAGTTCGAGACCGGGACATCCAACGGTGGGCTCACAGTGCATCCGGGTGGGGACCGCTGGCGGTGGGAGAGTCGGCTGTTCGACGGCCGCTATGACGGGGCGCCGGATGGCGACCGGCCGGTCTACGGTGCGTGGAACAGTCGCGACGACCCCTACGGCGGCGCGATCCGGTTCGGGTCGGCGTATGCGCGGCTTCGGGCTGACCTGCTGGACCGGTGCACGTTCTGTTTCCCCGACTCGGTCCTCGAGCCGACCGACTTCGGCGGCCCCGATGCGTTGCCACATCTGTCTGCACTGGCCGATGCCGCCAGGTTCGACGACCTGGACGAGTGCGTCGAGGCGCACGTGCACGGCGGCGTCGTGTTCGAACGTGACGTGGAGGCGGTCGTGCTCGACCCGTGCTTCCGGGACACGAAGGTCGAGGCCGCGGCGGCCGAGCTCGGCTGTGCCGTCGAGTGGCATCCGGGTCTCAGAGTATCCAGCAGCGGTCTGGATCCCGACTACCGTGGGCAGGAGTTCGTCGACCTGGCTCGGTCGTTGGGGGACGTACTGACCCCCGATCGTCTCGGCGATGCGGCGCGGTCGGGCGCGCACGACGCGCAGTCGGTCAAGCGGGTATGGCACTACCTGGCGCGGTTCGGGCGATCGCCGGTCTGA